A region of the Callithrix jacchus isolate 240 chromosome 5, calJac240_pri, whole genome shotgun sequence genome:
TGCTCCCTGCAAGCCCTTTGAAGCGCTTCCTTCGAACTTGCTTTGCATATTCTGGTCAGATCTGAATCAGACTTGCAGGAATTACCCCTCTCAGTAACAGTCTAGGTGGCTGCCTTAGCTTGTCAGTGACACACGGGGCAGGCGTGCTGACGTAAGGCTGAGACGTATTTGATTCCAGCGAGGGGGCAGAGCCCCCACCCTCAGCAGCTCTCATCCTCCTCTCCGATGGAGAGTGTGGGTGTGGgtgaaagagaaagcaaggcaggggggtgggaggtggagaaAAGGCTCAAGTcatgtttttcattaaaaaatagtgctctttattataaattactgaaatgtttcttttctgagtataaatataaatatgtgcaaAGTTTGACTTGGACTGGGATTTCGTTGAGTTCTTCAAGCATCTCCTAGTAGCCTCTAGGGCCTGAgtagggggaggagagaggactGGAGGTGGGATCTTTATAAAAGACAGAGTGATTGAGGCAGATTGTAAACATtgttaaaaaacaagaaacaaacaaaaaaatagagaaaaaaaaaaacaccccaacaCACAACTGCCCTGTCCAGCCCAATACCTGACACAGAAAACTTTGTTTTGTtgcccgccccccaaaaaaaacagtTCCAGGTAATTCCATCACTGCTACATTCCTGTAAGTTGTCACTAATCAGTGCTATGGCAGAGTGGGAGCACCTGGCGTGGGAGCAGTCCAGCCTCTCCGATGACCTCCAGCCCacccaggcaggagggagggctgtgcagggctgggggcagtgagCCCGGTGGCTCTGCTCTGACCAGGAGGCACCTGACTGGCCAATACTTACTGGGCTAACACTTCCAGTGCTCAGCTGGAAGGCATGGGTTTCCACCCCCTCCCACTTCCCCAGCTGTGGGCTGGCTGGGTGCCCTCCGGTGAGTCCCCGGCCTCTCCACAAATCCAGGCTGAGTGTGTGGCTTTCCTATGCTGGGTCCCTCTCCATGGGACAGGGAGCATTTAAGGCGAATCTCTTAGCCAGACGTAGTCGGGAGGCACAGAGTAGAATCCCCTGTCTTCTCTACCAGGAGCCTGGGGTGAAAAATGTCCCGTCTCCTTCATCCTCCTCTATCCACTCAGGTGCAGGAAGGTATGGTATGAGTAGGTAAAAGAGACCAGATGACCAGCCCACCATCCCCTTCGAATGCTGCTTCCCCCTTAAAACGGAGGAAGGGCCCTGGGCTCTCAGGCACCAGGTAGACTTTGGAACCTGTGTTTTCTGTGGCTGTCCCAGGGGAGAGGATGCACCAGCATAGTTCCCTTCAGGTCACTCCAAGTCCTTCTCCCTGGAGCCAGGGGGAGGAGCATGACACCTTGCTCCTCCTGGGGTGGGCGGGGTGTGTGGCCGTTTCCTTAGCCAGCCGGCAGCCCTGGGGCCCTCAGGACCCCTCTCTCTTCCACCTTTCCCAGACTCCACAACCAGCTCAGGTTTAAACCAAATCAAAGAGCAAACAAGTTCCGCTGGAAAGTTTGAAGATTCCCTGGCAGTTCTCATTAGTTCAGCATTCCCGAAGAGTCCCGTTTGGAAGCGGAGGGGAAGTTGAGGAATCGGAGAAGAATCCACTTGGGGTTGCTATGGCAACCGGGCCAGCTGGCTCCTTCGGAGaagctggagtggcagggagCACACTGGTGGCACTCCCCCTTCCCTCCAAAACATTCCAGGTCCAACTGCCCCATTCTGCAGGGGGGGGGGGGCAAAGTGAGGGGCCTGTCCGCCTCCTTTCCCCCCAGAGCTACAGGACTCTCTCCTGGCTGGCTTCTTGTGCTTGTGCCATGTGCCACGGAGGAGAGGGAACGTAGGCCCCTCTCCCGACCCATGCCCTTTGCGCCCTTTGCTCCTTAAAGCGGGGCATCGTACTGGTCCAGGAACTCCCGAATGGGCCCGGGCAGCTGGGTGACTTTCTCATAGGAGTCCAGGTGGCCGTTGACAGTCTTCCGACAGAGATGCTGAAGACTGGCCACGTTGGAGGAGAGAGGCCGGCTCAACACAAGCGGGATCTTCTCGCCCCCAGAGTAGATGTAATAGGCTCTTCTGGGGGGACTcccagggaggggctgggcagaCGGCTGCTCAGGCACCTCGGAGGAGGGTTCAGTAGGTGACGAGGGGAAGGAGGGGGCTCCAGGGGGTGGCATGTAGTGGTGCACCAGCTTGAGCACACAGTCGAAGCGGGGCACGGGCTGCGTGCTCCGGGGGTCGCTCTGCAGAGAGAAGCTGCCCCCCTCGCACTGGATGCGCAGGTTCTTGGTCCCAGACTGGGTCTTGACGCTGAGCGTGAAGAAGTGGCGCTGGTCCGAGCTGTCGCGGATGAGAAAGGTGCCGGCGGGTTCCGCGCTGAGTAGCAGGTTCGCCTCGCCGCCCGTCACAGCGCTCCAGTAGAAGCCGCTCTCCTGCAGCTTGCGCACTGCGTTCACCACCAGCTGGTACTCGCTCTTGGAGCTGAAGGTCTTGAGGCGCAGGCTGGTGTCCAGGGGGCGGCTCATCCCGGCGGCGGGAAACTTGCTGTGGGTGACCATGGCGCACGGAGCCAGCGTGGATCTGAGCGGCGGCGGCTGCAGCTGC
Encoded here:
- the SOCS3 gene encoding suppressor of cytokine signaling 3, with product MVTHSKFPAAGMSRPLDTSLRLKTFSSKSEYQLVVNAVRKLQESGFYWSAVTGGEANLLLSAEPAGTFLIRDSSDQRHFFTLSVKTQSGTKNLRIQCEGGSFSLQSDPRSTQPVPRFDCVLKLVHHYMPPPGAPSFPSSPTEPSSEVPEQPSAQPLPGSPPRRAYYIYSGGEKIPLVLSRPLSSNVASLQHLCRKTVNGHLDSYEKVTQLPGPIREFLDQYDAPL